A portion of the Suricata suricatta isolate VVHF042 chromosome 11, meerkat_22Aug2017_6uvM2_HiC, whole genome shotgun sequence genome contains these proteins:
- the LOC115306564 gene encoding interstitial collagenase-like, whose amino-acid sequence MPSLPLLLLLWGMGPHAFPAPVQTQDQDAEMVLEYLKKYYNLKIGTNKSERQRNSGLVVEKLKEMQKFFGLKVTGRPDADTLNVMKKARCGVPDVGQYVLTEGKPRWDRTDLTYRIENYTPDLPRAEVDDAVDKAFQLWSNVTTLTFTKIFEGEADIMLSFVWGDHGDNSNFGGPESPIAHAFPPGRGLGGDVHFDEEQTWTSDFRRYNLYYVAAHEVGHSLGLPHVNDRGSLMFSSYNYYGDVLLSQKDISAIQAIYGPSKNPIQPKEPPIPRPCDSKLTFDAVTKIRGESFFFKNGFFLRAGVVYKTGDFDLISDLWESVLNKIDAAYEIASRDKVLFFKGDKYWTFTGYQMLYGYPRDLYSSLGFPKEVKKIDAAVHEDETGKTYFFVANKYWRYDENTQSMDAGFPKEINQDFPGVGKQVDAVFQDGGFFYFFHGRRQYKFDPKTKRILTLLKTNSWITCRSR is encoded by the exons ATGCCcagccttcccctgctcctgttgCTCTGGGGCATGGGGCCTCATGCCTTCCCGGCACCTGTTCAAACACAAGATCAAGATGCGGAGATGGTCCTG gAATACCTGAAAAAGTACTACAACTTGAAGATTGGAACCAACAAatctgaaagacagagaaacagtggtTTAGTGGTTGAAAAGCTGAAGGAAATGCAGAAATTCTTTGGGCTGAAGGTCACTGGGCGGCCAGACGCTGACACCCTGAATGTGATGAAGAAGGCCAGGTGTGGGGTGCCCGACGTGGGTCAGTATGTCCTCACGGAGGGGAAGCCTCGATGGGACCGCACAGATCTGACCTACAG GATTGAAAATTACACACCAGATCTGCCTAGAGCGGAGGTGGACGATGCCGTTGACAAAGCCTTTCAACTCTGGAGTAACGTCACCACCCTGACCTTCACCAAGATCTTTGAGGGTGAAGCAGACATAATGCTATCCTTTGTCTGGGGAG ATCATGGCGATAACTCTAACTTTGGTGGACCCGAAAGCCCAATTGCTCATGCGTTCCCTCCAGGAAGAGGCCTTGGAGGAGATGTTCATTTTGATGAAGAACAAACATGGACCAGTGACTTCAGAC GGTACAACTTATATTACGTTGCAGCCCATGAAGTGGGCCACTCCCTTGGACTACCCCATGTTAATGACCGTGGCTCTCTGATGTTCTCCAGCTACAACTACTATGGGGATGTTCTGCTGTCTCAGAAGGACATCAGTGCCATCCAGGCCATCTATG GACCCTCCAAAAATCCCATCCAACCAAAAGAACCACCAATACCACGGCCCTGTGACAGCAAGTTAACATTTGATGCTGTGACCAAAATTCGTGGAGaatcattcttctttaaaaatgg GTTCTTCCTACGCGCAGGTGTTGTCTACAAAACTGGGGATTTCGATCTCATTTCTGACCTCTGGGAATCAGTGCTAAACAAAATAGACGCTGCTTATGAAATCGCCAGCAGagacaaagttttattttttaaag GTGATAAATACTGGACTTTTACGGGGTACCAGATGCTGTACGGATATCCGCGAGACCTCTACAGCTCCTTGGGCTTCCCCAAAGAGGTGAAGAAAATCGATGCTGCCGTTCACGAGGACGAGACTGGGAAGACGTACTTCTTTGTTGCCAACAAGTATTGGAG GTATGATGAAAACACACAGTCCATGGATGCAGGTTTTCCCAAAGAGATAAATCAGGACTTTCCTGGAGTTGGCAAACAAGTTGATGCTGTCTTCCAAGATGGAG gatttttctatttctttcatggaaGAAGGCAGTACAAATTTGATCCTAAAACCAAGCGAATTTTGACTCTCCTGAAAACCAACAGCTGGATCACCTGCAGAAGTAGATGA